The nucleotide window GCACCAAAATCATGGTCTCCGTGCCCCGCATCCAATGTAACCTTGAAATCATTTGACTGACCATACGAATCTATAGCCAATATCGTTATTAATAATGTGAAAGCTATTTTTATTTTTGATATAAACATCTAATCGTTAATTTAATTACTAAGTCTTCCGTTATAAATTTATGTTTTGATTATTTTTGCCAAAAAATTATAGTAATTTTGACACATAAATACTCAGTTCTTCAATATACAAAAATAGCATTTAAACCTTTGCATACAAACTTATTTAATATCGTTTTACTATCATTTTTCCTTTCATTAGGTTACAGTAATCTATACTCGCAAGATATAAAAAAGAAACAAAGCAATATTCCTGCTAAAACTCAGGAAGTTAAAAAACCTATTAAGGAAGATACTACAAAACAAACTGTGGCAGAAACACCTGCTGATACTATCAAATTAGATACGATCAACGTTAAAAAAAACTTCCTTAATGGAAAGGTGAAGTACTCTGCACAAAAATATGCCAAGATTGAGCAAAAAAAGAAACTCATCACTTTGTATGATAAGGCCGAATTATATTATCAGGATGTAGAACTAAAATCTGGAATCATTGTTCTTGATTACGAAAAAAATGAGGTTTATGCAGGAAGAATAAAAGATTCTCTTGGTAATTACACTCAATTTCCCAGTTTCAAACAAGGCGACAATACGGTAGAACCCGACTCAATACGCTTTAATTTTAAAACAAAAAAGGCATTAATCTGGAATTCGAGATCTACTCAGGGAGAATTTAACGTAAAGGCTGCCATCACAAAAAAAGAAAATGACTCGGTTTATTTTCTAAAGGGTGCACGATTCACCACTTCAAAAGATGTAGACAATCCCGAATATTATTTCCAAACCAATAAAATAAAATTTATTCCCGGAAAAAAAATTGTTACAGGTTTCACCAATATGGTAATCGCCGATGTACCAACTCCTTTATTTCTTCCTTTTGCCTATTTTCCGCTTTCAAAAGAAACAAGCACATCGGGAGTTATATTGCCATCTTATAACGATTCTAATGACAAAGGATTTTCCCTTCAAAATGGTGGATATTATTTTGCTCTGAGCGACCATTATAATTTAACACTCCTTGGAGATTACTACACCAACGGAAGTTATGGTATAAGTGCACAATCGTCCTACGCCAATCGATATCATTACCAGGGAAGTTTTAATCTTCGATTTGAGAACAATATTATTAGTGAAAGAGGATACCCCGATTATTCCAAAACAAAAATTTACAACATTCAATGGTCACATTCACAGGATTCAAAGTCCAGTCCGAATTCCACCTTTTCGGCATCGGTGAATTTAGGAAGTAGTGAATATTTCAAACAAACCATTAATCAGGTTAATGTCGGTTCCTCACTAAACAACTCGTTAAGTTCTTCCGTTTCATATAGCACGGTATTTCACACCATTCCAGAAGGCCGATTATCGCTAACAGCAACACATTCCCAAAATACGAATACCAAAGAGATCAATATGACGCTACCAACACTGCAATTTAGTTTGGATCGTATTTATCCTTTTGCTTCAAATGATGCTGCAAAAAAAGGTTTTTTTAAGAACATCAATTTACAATACAATCTAAACGGAAGAAATAGTTTTGTTACAACGGATTCTTTGTTTTTTAAACCCGAAATGTTTAAAGATTCCGAAATCGGATTCCAGCATTCAATTCCGTTAAGCACCAACTTCAAAGTTTTCAAACATTTCAGTGTTTCCACTTCGATGAATTACGAGGAAGTTTGGTATTTTAAAACCATACATAAAGAGTACGACAACAATTTAAGCACCGTAGTCACTACCGAAGTTCCCGGTTTTGATGCTTTTAGAACCTATTCTTCTTCTACCAGCGTAGGAACCACCATTTATGGAACATTTAATTTTGGAGATGACAAAAAAATAAAATCCATTCGACATGTGATGAGGCCATCGATTTCACACAGTTACACACCAAGTTTTGAAAAATATTACAACACTTACGCTACTGACGCCAGCGGGCGAATGCAAAATGATTACACCCGATTTGAAGGTGGTATGTACGGCGCCCCCGGAAAGAACAGCTCCAATTTTGTCGGTTTCAACCTTAGTAATACATTTGAAGCAAAAGTTACAGACAAAGACAGCACCAAAACAGAGCCAAAGAAGATTATGCTTCTTAACAACTTAAACCTCTCCACAAGTTATAATTTTGATGCCACAGAACTGAATTGGGCACCTGTTAGGGTTAGTGGCGGAACCCAGTTTTTTGACAATAAATTAAGTGCCAATTTTGGTATGACCTTAGATCCATACGCAATTGACAACTCTGGAAACAGAATTAACACTTTCAATATCGACAATGGAGGAAGTCTTTTCAGAATGACAAGTGCCAATTTAACCATGAATTATTCATTGTCAAGCTCCAAAGAAAATAAAAAAGATAAAGATTCCCAAGGAAAAAGAAATGGTGGCCGTGAAGATGATTTATTTGGTTCGGATATCAATGTAGGAAGCCAAAGAAAAAGCCAGTTCACGGATGAGGATGAAGGGAAAGACGTCGTTTCCGAATTCTTTAGAGCAAAATTACCGTGGGACATGACCTTCGCCTATTCCCTAACTTATGGAAACAATAACCGCGAGAAAAAAATCACCGGAAATTCAGTCATGGTTTCCATGAATACTGATTTGACTCCAAAATGGAAAGCAGGGGTTTCTACAGGATATGATTTTGTACAAAAAGGCGTAACTTTCACACAATTTCGTTTTGAAAGAGATTTGTTGAGCTGGAGAATGGATTTTAACTGGACTCCATTTGGAGACAATGCCAGTTGGAATTTTTATATTGGAATCAAATCCGGAATACTCAGCGATATCAAATGGGAAAAAAGAAATCTTACTAACCACTAGATACTCAATAAATTATGAAAACAATTATTTATACCGAAAAAGCTCCAGCACCTATTGGCCCTTATAATCAAGCTGTTTTAAAAGGGGACACTTTATACATTTCCGGACAGATAGCACTAAATCCTGCCACTATGGAATTGGTTACAGAAAATATTGAATCTGAAACAAAACAAGTTATGGAGAATTTAAAAGCAGTACTCGAAGCAGCCGGAATGACCTTTGAAAACGTATTAAAAACTTCCATTTTCATTATGGATATGAATGATTTTGGAAAAATCAACACGGTTTACGGATCTTATTTTAATGAAAAAACCGCTCCAGCTCGTGAAACGGTTCAAGTGGCTTGTTTGCCAAAAAATGTAAATGTAGAAATATCTATGATTGCTTCGCTATAGCGTCAATCAATAATTGAGCTGTTGCTTCATTTGTAGCCAACGGCACATTATGCACATCACAAACTCGTATAAGCATATTTACATCGGATTCGTGTGGATGACTTGAAAGAGGATCTTTGAAAAACAAAACCATTTGAGTTTTTCCTTCGGCAACTCTTCCAGCTATTTGTGCATCACCTCCCAGCGGACCAGAAAGCATTCGTTTGGCTTTGAACCCAACAGCTTCTGCTCTTCCTCCAGTTGTTCCTGTAGCAATGAGTTGTATATCTTTCTGCTGAAACAGCTCTCGGTTTTTAATCAGGAATTTTACAATATCTTCCTTTTTACCGTCATGCGCAATAATTGCTATTTCCATATATGAATATTAGTTATTATTAGCTACGTGGTAAGCAATTAAACCATCAATTGGCCTTCTTAACACTGTACCCAATTTAAGCTCGTATTTTTCAAAAATTTCAGCCAACTCATCTTTCAAATAAAACGCGATAGACCCAACAAAATGAACTGGAACTTCTCTGCAGTTTTCAAATTGCAAGATATAATTTTTAATGAAAGATTTCATTTCCTTAAAAATTATCTTTTTACAAAATTCATGATCCTTATTCTGAATTAAAAATTTGGCAAAAGTCGCAAGATATGCGTTTGGATTAGGCTCTTTGTACAATTTATTCTTGATATAATCAGGATCTACATCATATTCCTTCTCAAGAACGCTAGCCAATTCTTTTGGCATTTTATTAAAATAATATTTTCTGATTAATCTTTTTCCGAAAACATTTCCGCTACAATCATCCATTATAATATAACCCAATGACTGTACCCTTTGTTCCAAAATTTTACCATCAAAATAACTACAGTTTGACCCAGTTCCTAATATGCTCACAATTGCTTTTTCTCCTTTTGGAGTAGTAGCAAAAACTGCTGCATAGGTATCTTCTTCAACAACCACAATGGCATTTGGAAAATATTCCTTAAAAACCTGAGAAAGAAAAAGCTTCATTCTATCAGTTCCGCAACCTGCACCATAGAAAAACAAATGGGTTGCATTTTTTTTATTTTGTAATATATCAAATCGATCATTGAGGCGATCGATAATTTCATGCTTATCAAGAATTTCTGGATTTAAGCCTAATGTTTGTGTTGTAAACATAACTTTTCCATTATCATCTATCGCAATCCAATCTGCTTTAGTAGAACCACTATCAACTATTAATTTCATATGTAGATATTTATTATTTTTTATCGGTCATATGTAATTCGCATATCTTCATTGGTTCTAATTGCCAATTTACTCTCATGCTCATTTCATATTATTTGTTTAATTGGTGAATTTGTTCCTCATTTTAAATACAATCCAATCTGCAGGGAATATTAAATTGAACAAAAAACAAATCCCATTAAATTAAATTAATGGGATTTATATTTATAAATTTATTATTTCAAAGAAGAAATATGTACGGCCAAGTCAATTAATTTACTTGAATATCCATACTCATTATCATACCAAGAAACTAGTTTGAAGAAAGTTGAATTCAAACCGATTCCTGCAGTAGCATCAACGATTGAAGTTCTCTTATCTGAAATGAAATCTTGAGAAACAACTGCATCTTCAGTATAACCTAAGATACCTTTCATGTTTGTTTCAGAAGCATTTTTCAAAACAGCCATAATTTCTTCATAAGAAGTTTCTTTGGCTAATTTCACAGTTAAATCTACTGTAGAAACGTCTGCAGTAGGAACACGGAAAGCCATACCAGTTAATTTTCCATTCAAAGAAGGGATAACTTTTCCAACAGCTTTAGCAGCTCCTGTTGATGATGGAATGATGTTGATTGCAGCAGCACGTCCACCTCTCCAGTCTTTTCTAGAAGGACCGTCAGCAGTCATTTGAGTTGAAGTTGTAGCGTGAACAGTTGTCATCAAACCTTCAACGATTCCGAAATTATCATTGATAACTTTAGCCAATGGAGCCAAACAGTTTGTAGTACAAGAAGCGTTAGAAACAACTACATCAGAAGCTTTTGCAGTTTCGTGGTTTACTCCCATTACAAACATTGGAGCATCAGCAGAAGGAGCAGAAATAATTACTTTTTTTGCACCACCTTTGATGTGTTCGTTAGCTGTTTCAATTGTAGTAAAGATACCTGTACATTCAGCAACTACATCAACGTCAACTTCATTCCATTTCAAATCAGCTGGATTTCTTTCAGCAGTGATACGAATATTTCTTCCGTTTACGTATAATTTTCCTTCTTTTACTTCAACTGTTCCGTCAAAACGACCATGAACTGAATCATATTTTAATAAGTAAGCTAAGTGATCTACATCTAATAAGTCGTTGATTGCAACAACTTCTACATTATCTCTATTGAAAGTTTCTCTGAAAACAATTCTTCCAATTCTACCAAATCCGTTAATTCCTAATTTTACTTTTGACATTGTATTAAATTTAAATTATTTGTTCTTGTTACTATTATTTTTTTTCTCTTTTATATTAAATTGTCATGATATCTGATACCCTCAGTAATTCCAAATCAATTTCGCTGTGTCCTTTTATTGCCAGTTCTAATGGTGTCAACACAATTTTGTCCGACAATAAACCAACCATAAAATTGGACTGTCCTTCCAATATACTTTCAACAGCTTTTACTCCCAAACGACTTGCCAAAACTCTATCAAAACAAGATGGAGCTCCACCACGTTGCATGTGTCCTAGAACGGATACACGAACATCATATTCTGGAAAATTTGATTCTATATAATCTTTTAGTTCAAAAACAGTTTTACCTATTTTGTCACCTTCGGCAATTACCACAATACTTGAAGTTTTTCCTGCAGCTTTACTTTTTCTCAAAGAATCCAATAAACGGTCCAAACCTAAATCTTCTTCCGGAATAAGAATTTCCTCTGCTCCTGCACCAATTCCTGCATTCAAAGCGATATGACCGGCGTCACGTCCCATTACCTCAACAAGAAATAACCTGTTATGGGAACTTGCCGTATCACGAATTTTGTCAATTACCTCTACAACAGTATTCAAAGCAGTATCATATCCTAGTGTATGACTGGTACCAAATATATCATTATCAATAGTACCTGGAATCCCCATTACTGGAAAATTAAATTCTGTATTGAATAATAATGCTCCGGTAAAAGAACCGTCTCCACCTATAACTACAAGAGCATCAACTCCTGCTTTCACTAAATTTTCGTGGGCTTTTTTACGCCCTTCTGGGGTTTTAAATTCCATTGAGCGGGCTGATTTCAAAATAGTCCCACCTTTGTTCACAATATTATTAACACTACGGGGCCCCATTTCCTCAAAATCCCCTTCTATCATTCCTTGATATCCTCTATAAATACCAACACATCCAATGTTATGAAAAGCACATGTTCGTACAACAGAACGAATAGCAGCATTCATTCCCGGAGAGTCTCCTCCGGAGGTAAGCACACCTATCTTTTTTATTGTTTTTGACATTTTTTTAAGTATTAAAGTGTAAATTTAGCAAATATCGAATATATTTTAGGGCACCTTTCTAACATTTTAATAAAATAACTGAAATTCAAACGTTTTCGTTGATAAGTTTTCACAAATTACAAAAAACATTCCGTTTTTATAAAAATCAGTATCATTTGACTTATTCTTTTTAACAAATATTAGGCCACTTATCCCAAAAAATAAAAAACAAATAAAATTTATAAAAAAAATTAACAATTGAAGGTACTAAAAAAAAGATTGGGAAACACAAATTTATTCAAAAACAACAAAAAGATAAACAACAGTTTTACAGTTATTTACAATTAATCATCTTCAGGAAGTGCTGCGTCCTGATTTACTTTAGGTTTTTCTTTATTAGGTTCTTTGGGCTTTGTGAAATTTATAATATTGGGATTCAAATTAGAGTCCGATTCATCAACTTTCACTTTGGTATTCTTCACTTTAGGTAGCTTATTATTGCCTTTAAACATTTTATCCACCAACTCCTTAAAAGTATCAAAATCGACCTCATACATAATACCGGCTCCTTGGGTATATCCGATATCCTGACCTATATAATTTATATCATTTTCTTTATTGAAAACATGAAAATTAAATGATCCATCTTCATTTACCCTGTATTTAATATCAACCGCTCCTACAATAGCAGACTCGTTTACTCCGCCAAACGGAACACCTATTTTTCCGTTTATCGTAATTCTTTCATTCACTTTGGAAGAAACTATCGCCTCTACCCTACCGTCTGTTTGCGTACTTGGTCTATTATCTGGAGAAACAACATTAAAATTCATTTCAAATTTCTCATTATTAGATTGAACGATACTTCCCAGCATACTCGAAGCTGTTTCATACATACTCGAAGCAACTGCCTGACTGGATCCGTCCCTGCTCAGGAAACTACCTGTTGATAACAAGTACAAAGCTTGGGTTTGTCTTACATCTTTATCTGCCAATTCGGATTGTAGTTCTGATTCCAAAACACTTGTAATGGTTGGGAAATTAATCATGAAATCGGGCTCTGGATGTGCCAAATCTCCTCGAATACCAATAACTACCTCAACATCTACTTTTTTATTGACATTTGAATTATCCAATAATACTGCCGGATTTGCAGATGTTTTATATACGGCCTCCAGATTTAATTGCGCTTTCATTGGATCGCCTTCCCAAATAATGGAACCTCCTTTTTTGACTTTAAATTTTTTATCAATTAATCCTCCATATTTGAAATTGTAGGTTCCGTCATAAGGCAAGAAATCTCCCCACATATTAAAAGCACCAAGGGTATTTATTTTAAACAAAAGTGTTCCGTTTCCGCGACCTTTCATTCCGTGTCCGGAATTCCTGTCCAAAATAACTTCTACTTCGGCATTCGGATTAATTTCGAGATCAAACTCCAATTCGAGTCCATTGTACTTTTTACTGTTGTCTACAATTCCTTTTTCTAAATTGAATTTTTCTTTTGGAGTTATAAAATGAATAAAACTATTTTCGCCTACACTTTCGGCACTATTAATAGGTATTTTAAGAGCTGAACCTTTTTCGGATTTTGCATCAACTTTTATAAACAAACCATCTGCAGGCCCTTTTATAGAAGCATTTCCGTTGATAAATGCTGTTCCAAAATAAGCGGCATCTTCACTATCTTTTGTATCCAACACAAGAAGTCTCTTTGAACTAATACCCAAATCCAGCTTCCAATCTGAAAAGTTTTTATGCTCCACTACTCCGTTCAAAATCCCAGTAGTGTTGAATTTTGTATCAATTAAAGTATTATTCCTGAAAAGAAATTTTTCGTCGGTGAGATCTACAATAGTTTTATCTTTCAGAGCATAATCAACATTAAGATATGGTATTGTCAATCCTCCACCATTGATGTAGAGACGTCCATTAATATCCGGTTTTTTCAAAGTCCCTCCAATTGTAGCATTTCCAGACACCAGACCTCTTATATTCGAGATAACATCACCACCCAACGAACTTAAGGTTGCCAAATTAAATCGGTCAAATTTTAAATTCAAATCGAACAGTGTTTCTTTATTTACAACCTCAAAACTTCCATCGGCATTAAACGATTCAAAATCTTTATTCTCGATAGTAGAATAAAGTGTGAATTTTTTAAAGCTTTCATCACCCGTAATATCAAAATTAAGGACTCCTAAATCATAATTATTAACCTTCAATCCATCTATTTTCAAAGAAGCTGTAGGCTTATAAACCTGTTTATTTTGATTGAAATTAACTTTGCCACTTAAATTTCCATGAACATCAAAACTCTGCTGAGCCGAAGTCAAAGCATTGATATCAAAATTATTAAATACGACATTAATATCTTTGTAATAATCTCCTTTGAACTCGCCATCAAGTTTTACTTCCTGCTCTTTATTGGACAGTATAAAATCATCGAGTTTAAATTCTTTCAAATTTTTATCAAAAATCAAACGGTTATTGGATTTGTTTGCCTCATTCAAAAACCACAAACTGTTTTTTAATTTAATTTCAGATTTACTGAAGCCTATTACGTTTTTATTCTCTTTGTTTATAGTATGGTATAAATCCAAATTGAAATAATCATCACCTTTTGAACCGCCTTTAAACTCAGTTCTAAAAAACAAAGTATCTTTTGAAGTCACATTAATCAAACTAAAATCACGTATTTTATACATTTTGGTTTTAATGCTATCCAACTCAACATAAGCATTGTACAGCGGATTTTTATTATCAATGGAAATTCTGATATTGTCAAAAGAATTATTGGCCGCTTTTATATTTGGGGAATTAAAATTGAATTTGAATTCATTGTTATCCGAATTAATATTCCCTTTTACAACAGTGTTTTCACTTACCGTTATTTCAGGAAAAAACAATTCGACAATCTTATTATAAACTTCAAAATTGAATTTAAGAAACTGACCTTTTTTAACCGGTACAGGCTTGTAATTAGTATAAAGACTTCCCAATGAATTAGAAACCAAACTCTTTAATTGAGAAAATTTATATTTCCCTACAACAGTCCCATTAGTAATATCCGGAGCCGAAATATTTATGGTTCGGACCCGTTTATCATCAAAACTAGAATTTAGGCTAAAATCATTGAACTGATAAGTATTCTTAGGATTGGTATAAGTCGCTGAAGCCACATAAATATTCCCATGAATATCATCCAGTGTATTTCCCTGACAATTGACAAGAATATCTCCATTAAACTTGGCAACACTATCTTTTACAAAATTCAATTTATTCAATTCGGCCTTATCAATCTGAATCTGAAAATCGTATTGATTTTCTTTTTTACTTAAATCGACCAATCCGTCAAAATTCATTTTCAAATTAGGGTCATTTACAACAATCGATCCTTTATATATAGGTAATTTAAAATTCCCGTTTACAGCTACATTTTTATAATTATATCCATTATAGGCAACATTCGAAACCATTCCTTTTACTGAAGTATCCAAATATTTTTCGGAAAAACCGTGACCGTCAACATCAACATTTAAACTTATTTTGGATAGTTCTTTATTGTCAAGCAAATTACCAATGTTAAAATCATTCAAAACAACATAACCTTTATAATCCGCTTTGTCGCTTTGACTCATATTGTTTATAATGAATTTTGATTTGACAGCACCCAACGCTGTATTTGCAGCCAAGTTTGCATGAATAGAAGTGGTTGTTACCTGTGTATTTCCTACCAAAGATACATCGCCAAATTTCTTTAAAACAACCGGAAGACTTTTTCCTAAAACATTTGGCAGTATGCTAACTAAATCGTCATAATTTGAGTTTAATTGATCAAATTTTCCATTCATATAGAATTTTTGATTCTTTTCGCCCAAAAGGTTTTTGAAATTTATAAAACCTACAATTTTTGTACCCCTATTATCTTTTAGATATAAATCTAGAAATTTTAAATTATTCAAAGGACCAATAATATGTGATCTAATTTTGAAATATTGATATTTACCCAATTCATTATAAAAATGACGAATATCATTAGAAGCAATATTTGAGGTTTTTAATTTAAAGTCAAACTCTACTTTATTTACAAAATCGGAGAAATCATCAATCTCATAATTCAGCGAAGCATACCCTTTAATACTGGACTCTTTGGTTTCAATTTCCATTTTATCCAAAATCATGTGCTGCTGGGTAAAACTGTAATTTCCCTTCAGCTTTTTGACAAACAAACCTCTGTGATCCAAAAAAGACAATTTTTGGATATTAGCATAAATTTCGGGACCGTAAACTTTAAAATTGGTTACCGATAAATTTAATTTGGTAAAATCGACAGGTTTTTTGGTTTCATTATTTTCATTAATCAAAACATACCTTCCGTTTGTCAAATCTATTTTAGTCGCGGTCAATAAGAAATGTTTTTTCGAAGGTGTTTTGCTCGTGCCAAAAGCGTCTACAAAATAATCCAGATTGGATTTATTTTCTTTTTTATAGGTTTTCATATTAAAAAGAACACCATCAAGAGCGATATCTCCAAAAATCAAATCCCCATCCAGAATCTTTTTAGCACCAAGAAAAGAAGTATTCAACCTTTTTACATAAATCAGAGTATCTTTGTGATGGTCAATAATCAAAACTTTTTTAAGTTTCACCCCGCCAAAAAGAGTAAGCTGAACCTCATCGATATTCATATTAAGTCCATAATCCTGATTGATGCTTTTTACAAAATATTGAGCAATTCTGGTCTGAACCGAAGGTAAAGTAAGGGCAATAAAAAGTACCAACAATAATAATATTAGTCCAAGGAGTGTACGGAATACTATTTTTTTAACCTTTTTGATGAGAATAGATTTATTGTTTTTAGTACAAATAAATAATTTGCCTTTAGAAATATCAGCGCCTTAACTAAAAAATATTTAATTTTGGCACAGCTGTAAAATTACTATTTTTATAGTTAACCATCAAATATACTTCAAAATTCACCCGTTTATATGCAAATTCCAAACGTTTATATACTTGCAATAGAAAGTTCCTGCGATGATACCGCAGCAGCCGTATTATGTAACGATAAAGTACTGTCAAATGTTGTGGCAAACCAGTTAATTCATAACCAATACGGGGGCGTTGTCCCAGAACTTGCATCTCGTGCCCATCAGCAAAATATAGTTCCGGTGATTGAAGCCGCATTAAAAAAAGCCAATATCCAAAAGGAACAGCTTTCTGCGATTGCTTTTACGCAAGGTCCCGGTCTTATGGGATCTCTTTTGGTGGGAAGTTCCTTTGCAAAATCAATGGCTTTGGCACTTGGAATTCCGCTTATCGCAGTAAATCACATGCACGCCCATATTTTGGCACATTTTATAGACGAAGAAGGTTATGACAAACCCACTTTTCCTTTTTTGGCCTTAACAATAAGTGGCGGCCATACACAAATTGTTCGTGTTGATGATTTTTTTGATTTAACAATAATTGGAGAAACTACAGATGACGCTGTGGGTGAAGCCTTTGACAAAAGTGCCAAAATCCTTGGACTTCCTTATCCGGGAGGACCATTGGTTGACAAAAATGCACAATTGGGTAATCCAAAAGCATTCCCATTTACAAAGCCAAAAGTTCCTGGGCTAGATTTCAGTTTCTCGGGATTGAAAACAGCCATTTTATATTTTATTCAAAAGAAAAAAGCAGAAAATCCTGCTTTCGTAGAAGAAAACATTAACGATATCTGCGCTTCGATCCAACACACAATTATCGAAATATTAATGGATAAAATTAAACTGGCCGTAAAAGAAACCGGAATCAAGCAGATTGCAATTGGCGGTGGGGTTTCGGCCAATTCCGGAATCCGAAATACGTTGAAAGAAACCGAAACAAAATAC belongs to Flavobacterium gilvum and includes:
- the gap gene encoding type I glyceraldehyde-3-phosphate dehydrogenase — its product is MSKVKLGINGFGRIGRIVFRETFNRDNVEVVAINDLLDVDHLAYLLKYDSVHGRFDGTVEVKEGKLYVNGRNIRITAERNPADLKWNEVDVDVVAECTGIFTTIETANEHIKGGAKKVIISAPSADAPMFVMGVNHETAKASDVVVSNASCTTNCLAPLAKVINDNFGIVEGLMTTVHATTSTQMTADGPSRKDWRGGRAAAINIIPSSTGAAKAVGKVIPSLNGKLTGMAFRVPTADVSTVDLTVKLAKETSYEEIMAVLKNASETNMKGILGYTEDAVVSQDFISDKRTSIVDATAGIGLNSTFFKLVSWYDNEYGYSSKLIDLAVHISSLK
- the pfkA gene encoding 6-phosphofructokinase, producing MSKTIKKIGVLTSGGDSPGMNAAIRSVVRTCAFHNIGCVGIYRGYQGMIEGDFEEMGPRSVNNIVNKGGTILKSARSMEFKTPEGRKKAHENLVKAGVDALVVIGGDGSFTGALLFNTEFNFPVMGIPGTIDNDIFGTSHTLGYDTALNTVVEVIDKIRDTASSHNRLFLVEVMGRDAGHIALNAGIGAGAEEILIPEEDLGLDRLLDSLRKSKAAGKTSSIVVIAEGDKIGKTVFELKDYIESNFPEYDVRVSVLGHMQRGGAPSCFDRVLASRLGVKAVESILEGQSNFMVGLLSDKIVLTPLELAIKGHSEIDLELLRVSDIMTI
- a CDS encoding RidA family protein; the encoded protein is MKTIIYTEKAPAPIGPYNQAVLKGDTLYISGQIALNPATMELVTENIESETKQVMENLKAVLEAAGMTFENVLKTSIFIMDMNDFGKINTVYGSYFNEKTAPARETVQVACLPKNVNVEISMIASL
- a CDS encoding methylglyoxal synthase is translated as MEIAIIAHDGKKEDIVKFLIKNRELFQQKDIQLIATGTTGGRAEAVGFKAKRMLSGPLGGDAQIAGRVAEGKTQMVLFFKDPLSSHPHESDVNMLIRVCDVHNVPLATNEATAQLLIDAIAKQS
- a CDS encoding putative LPS assembly protein LptD, translating into MTHKYSVLQYTKIAFKPLHTNLFNIVLLSFFLSLGYSNLYSQDIKKKQSNIPAKTQEVKKPIKEDTTKQTVAETPADTIKLDTINVKKNFLNGKVKYSAQKYAKIEQKKKLITLYDKAELYYQDVELKSGIIVLDYEKNEVYAGRIKDSLGNYTQFPSFKQGDNTVEPDSIRFNFKTKKALIWNSRSTQGEFNVKAAITKKENDSVYFLKGARFTTSKDVDNPEYYFQTNKIKFIPGKKIVTGFTNMVIADVPTPLFLPFAYFPLSKETSTSGVILPSYNDSNDKGFSLQNGGYYFALSDHYNLTLLGDYYTNGSYGISAQSSYANRYHYQGSFNLRFENNIISERGYPDYSKTKIYNIQWSHSQDSKSSPNSTFSASVNLGSSEYFKQTINQVNVGSSLNNSLSSSVSYSTVFHTIPEGRLSLTATHSQNTNTKEINMTLPTLQFSLDRIYPFASNDAAKKGFFKNINLQYNLNGRNSFVTTDSLFFKPEMFKDSEIGFQHSIPLSTNFKVFKHFSVSTSMNYEEVWYFKTIHKEYDNNLSTVVTTEVPGFDAFRTYSSSTSVGTTIYGTFNFGDDKKIKSIRHVMRPSISHSYTPSFEKYYNTYATDASGRMQNDYTRFEGGMYGAPGKNSSNFVGFNLSNTFEAKVTDKDSTKTEPKKIMLLNNLNLSTSYNFDATELNWAPVRVSGGTQFFDNKLSANFGMTLDPYAIDNSGNRINTFNIDNGGSLFRMTSANLTMNYSLSSSKENKKDKDSQGKRNGGREDDLFGSDINVGSQRKSQFTDEDEGKDVVSEFFRAKLPWDMTFAYSLTYGNNNREKKITGNSVMVSMNTDLTPKWKAGVSTGYDFVQKGVTFTQFRFERDLLSWRMDFNWTPFGDNASWNFYIGIKSGILSDIKWEKRNLTNH
- a CDS encoding N-acetylglucosamine kinase; this translates as MKLIVDSGSTKADWIAIDDNGKVMFTTQTLGLNPEILDKHEIIDRLNDRFDILQNKKNATHLFFYGAGCGTDRMKLFLSQVFKEYFPNAIVVVEEDTYAAVFATTPKGEKAIVSILGTGSNCSYFDGKILEQRVQSLGYIIMDDCSGNVFGKRLIRKYYFNKMPKELASVLEKEYDVDPDYIKNKLYKEPNPNAYLATFAKFLIQNKDHEFCKKIIFKEMKSFIKNYILQFENCREVPVHFVGSIAFYLKDELAEIFEKYELKLGTVLRRPIDGLIAYHVANNN